The nucleotide sequence TGCCGCGAGGCGGGGCTGCCGCCGGGGGTGGTCAACGTGATCCACGGGGGCCCCGAGGTCGGCAACGCGTTGGTGACCCACCCCGGTGTCGACAAAATCAGCTTCACCGGTGGCACCGCCACCGCACGCAAACTGCAGGCGGCCTGTGCGACATCCCTCAAGCCGATGGTTCTCGAGCTCGGGGGCAAGTCGGCCAACATCGTCTTCGCTGACGCCGACATCGACGCGGTCATCCCCATGTCTGCACGGTTTACTTTCAATGCCGGGCAAGGCTGTTCGATGCCGACGCGGTTGCTGGTGGAGCGCTCCGTCTACGAGCGGGTCATCGATGGGGTGGCTGACATCGTGAGCAAGGTGGTGGTGGGACGGCCGTTTGATCCGGGGGTGATGATGGGTCCGGTGATGAGTGAGGCGGCAGCCAATCGGATCGTCGGTATGATCGCGGAGGCCGAGGCGTCGGTGGCCGGAGCCGTACTGATGGGCGGGCACCGGATGGGTGGCGAGCTGGCCGACGGGTTCTTCGTGGAACCCACGATGGTGATCGACGTCCACAACGAGTCGGTGATCGCGCAGAACGAGATCTTCGGGCCGGTACTGTGCGTGATGCCCTTTGACGACGAGGACGAGGCGGTGGCGCTGGCCAACGGCACTGACTATGGCCTGGCGGCCTATGCCCAAACCACGGATATGAATCGGGCGCGGCGGTTAATCGACTCGCTGAAGGCCGGCACAGTGCACATAAACAGCACCGGCCCGGGCCCGGTGTCGCCGGCGTCTCCTTTCGGGGGCATCAAAAACAGCGGTTATGGCAGACAGGGAAGCCGATTGGGCCTTGAGGAATTTCTGTCCTACAAGAACGTGTACCTCAATATATGAGCCAGAGCGCGGCTGGGGGAGCGACTCAGGCGCGAAAAGTTAACTCGCTGAACTGAATAGCACTGGAAGTGTGTCCGGTGAACGCAATGG is from Mycobacterium conspicuum and encodes:
- a CDS encoding aldehyde dehydrogenase family protein, with the protein product MNNERKEVLDAALILGDRRVTEARGGVLDHINPATGKINKTFPVASAEEVDEAVAAARIAFEQWRRWSPDARREALIRVAALLEEHGREIGTICSLEGGQPFFEQGGWYPASWFRYYAGWADKITGERINAFPFPGVDFTVPEPVGVVGLFVASNGPIGFCGMAGAPALAAGCCLVIKTPEVAPFTTVTFARLCREAGLPPGVVNVIHGGPEVGNALVTHPGVDKISFTGGTATARKLQAACATSLKPMVLELGGKSANIVFADADIDAVIPMSARFTFNAGQGCSMPTRLLVERSVYERVIDGVADIVSKVVVGRPFDPGVMMGPVMSEAAANRIVGMIAEAEASVAGAVLMGGHRMGGELADGFFVEPTMVIDVHNESVIAQNEIFGPVLCVMPFDDEDEAVALANGTDYGLAAYAQTTDMNRARRLIDSLKAGTVHINSTGPGPVSPASPFGGIKNSGYGRQGSRLGLEEFLSYKNVYLNI